tcaaacaaaaatcaacccGAAActataagagaaagagagatcttGTAGTGGGgaactaaaaaatagaaaagcaaaAAGTATGGACCcaaaataaagtttaaaaatcacaatgatcCATTGATATAAAGTAGAGTTGCAAAAAAGATCAAagaatcaagagagagagagagagagagagagagagagagagagagagagagaatactaagaaaattatagaaaataatatgagaagaaaaagagaaaaaagaaaataataaattaataaacgCTAAATCACCTAGGTCATATTATgttatgtaatataataacattatattctttTATACTATAACACCTCACCACGATAGATTCACGAAGGGTTATAATTTATGAACCACCATATTAAAAAGGATGAGGCTTTAGAGTCAAGGCTAAAGAGAGCTTTTTATGGATCTCCTAAGAAAATTCCCGAAATTGTAGGATTTAATaattagcaccaaaaaaaaagtatttttgagtttcaacctatgattTTGGCTCCTAATGATTACGAATAAAAAATAGTCatgttagagatattacaagttttattattatattaatcttTAAAAATCATGcgtaaaattttaaacatttgaCAAATTAATAAGTAAGTTATTTTAtcatacttatttatttatttaattaaattattatgttgttgatgtgacacttattatattcattatAACATGAGTTCGtaagtcttttattttttttatagtaaatttgATAGTACTTgtaactctctcttttttcaaataatttctcAAAGCTGGGAAATATTCTATTATTCcatgaaatttttgataaatagaGAATTCTGAACTTCTACTACCACAACCAATTCCATACTTGTTTTTACAACTACCCTATTCAATGACATGCATATATGTGCTGTGGTCAAAAGCCTTCGCCCTACTTTCAAGTGCGTTGTAATTAAACTCAGCCgtacaatctctctctctagatTTTTCCAATAGTGTGACATGTACCCCAGATAAGTTCTAGGTCAAAGTTTTTAATTCTAACAGtgtttccccccccccccccccccccttcccttttttttggcAATGAGTGCAAATATAATTTTCTGAAAAGAGAAATGTTTAGAAAGTAAAAAATCaccacataaaacaaaaaagaaagacatcaaaAGATCTTCTAAACATACTGAGGCGCCAACGATGCCAAGTCTATTGTTCATCTCTTTCACTATAGTTTCCCTTCTAGACAGAATTGCTCTAGTAAGGACTTGTATCAAGACgacaaaacaaagaagaagaggtacgtattttttaactttttaatggactgcatataatttattatcatttatGATTTATCGTTTAGTAAAAGTGTCAAAGAATGTTCAAGGGTCTTGTAACTTAGTAACATTACCAGCATCTTCTTGAAAGAGAATCTTGATTCAAAAACTCCTCCCTTATTCATGATACtaagataatttttcatgtGCTAGATACCTCCCTTCCTTAGTCATTTTCAGCCAAAAcagaatttttgttgttgttgttgttgttgtatcatTATAAATATGGGTATTTCCATTcgcatattttttatttacattttttttatataaaatagaaattctactctagcctaatttaagtgtatatatgtgtaaagaTGTTTTATTTTGGGAGTTGTTCTTGTGGGGGTTCTAAAGACTTTCCATCTTCTAAAGAAAATGGTTATCGAATTTGTTAAACTTGTTATATTTCTCTCAAATTTATGTtaactcaattaatttttcatataattttatatcaaaatatgGAGTTCATTATAGCCTATTAATGGAAAGTTCATAATGATTAGTTCATATCTATCCTAGAGCATTTCTATTggcttctttaaaaaaaaatttgcattttgtaCTATTAaaacacattttatttattttatattgtcaCTTTAAAAACACACCTCACATCccatgttttattttaaaatcctTCACACTAAaacaatatacttttttttctcccacatacttttttataattattttcttcttgtcAGACAAGTCAAAGGAGagtataaaatattagttttcacAAAGATACACAACACTACAGTAATCTTTAAAAGTAAAGAATACAATAGCAACACCTATACAgagttttagtgttttttttgtttgcattGCTCAATGGAAATGCTCTAAGGGGTTAAGTGATAACCCATAACTAATGTCATTATTTGTATTGCATCATGTTTCTGGTTCTATCACTCCCCTTGCCCcactatgccaaaaaaaaaaacccctattTTTTGCCTTCATTTTAActaatcaaatttttatttcttttattaataatttttttttaaaaaaaatttggtgtgAAACATAGCAAAAGGGTATTATAAGAAAGGTAGTCAACATAATTACAATTGGTTCCTTGTAACtcatacgttttttttttttttttttacatttataaaTTGCAGTGAAAACTTCAATAGTAAAGTTGATCATGGAAAATGAATCACATCCTCACATAGCAGATGAAAATTGCTCTTTGGGTCATGATGTCATCTTGGAAATATTAGCAAGATTGCCAGCAGAAAGCCTTATCCAATGTGAAAGGGTTTGCAAAAGTTGGTTTAGAATGATTCATGATCCAAACTTCGAATTGAAATTTAAGCAAGTATTCATCATTAGAAAATTTCTTCGGCTTCAGTACTTAGTTTTGAATGTCAACAATGGCAATTTGACAGGTAAAGTATTAGAAAATTCCTGGTGCACATTTTTTCGAATTGAAGATGCCTATAATGGGCTGATACTTCACAAATCTACAAATTATAATGATCTCCACGTCTATAATAATAGCAATGACCAGATGACCACCATCCCTCTTGTGCCACTAACGAGTTCAAGAAACTACTATTCATTGGTACATGATGTTTCCATCCAAAAGTACAAGGTCGTTTGCTTTTGTTTGCGTAATAATATTGTGAAGTGCTATATATATGTTCTGGATAGTAATGATTATGAAGTAAATGACGCTCCTACCTGGAGGGAGTTGAGCTTTTCTTTCCTAGTAAACTTTCCAACTCATCCCACAGTAGACTTTGATAGAGTTGTGTGTAATAGGGCTCTGAATTGGATTTCAAAAACTGAAACAGATCTGATGGCATACGTATCAACAATAGACATATCAAGTGAGAAGCTTGGGAAAAGAATTGAGTTGCCATCTAAACCCAGCTTGTGCAACATGACAATATTCTTCAATTGCAAGCTATTAGCTTTCAATGAATTTCTTTGTTATGCTAATCCAAGTTCCAAggatagatttgatttttggatCTTGAAGGGTTGGGATAAACTTAAACCTATTTGGATCAAGCAATATACATTACGCCTTTCATCGATGATCTGCAAGCCAACAAGTTTGAAGAGTTTCGTTCATAATAATTTCTTACCTCTGGCAATATACCATAGTTTGCACTCTTATTCAGTAGAAATCATGATACAGTTTTGCCACAAGTTGTTTGTATACAACGTGAAGAGCAAAGAGTTGAGGAGTATTGAGGTTATCGAAGAAGAATCAGAAAATGCACGCTCCCTTCGTCATTTTTCAAAGTTCACTTTtatcaataaatctttttgcAGAATTAGTTGGATCTTGGAACtaattattacttattaaagATTTGTGTAAAGGTAAACATTTGGATCATTGTGCACCCTTTGTGCGATGATCATTTCACAAATATCAAGTGCTTGTGAGTTATGGAGGGAATGGTCAGGGTTTAAATCTCCAGAAaatagttttacacacatatatacttatattaggttagagtagaatttttatattgtatataaaaaaaatataaatatttggatTTCAATTTATTAGTTCTTTTTTTCATCCTCAATTTTGGActattttcttattaataatataattaaaacatGGAGCTCATGTCTTAATtactagctatatatatatgttcactTTTATTAATAGACCTGTCCgttgaaattatataataattatgttttttttttttttgagaaggtaatAATTATGTTATTTAGTTAGCCGAATTGGTATCCAATGGCATTTCACAAATTTGACCTAGTCCCACGCTACATGCTTGATTGCTGCATGTTGAGTGAGTCTATAATATTCCATATAGGAGAAGAATGAGCAACCATAACTTGAATGGTTGCAAAGACACAATGGGAAACTAATTAAGTTAGAGAGTATCTTTTTCACTACTATATTTTGCTTCTTGGTATGCTTAGAGAGCATCTTGTAGAAATGAAATCAACCTAATGGCCAACCTGCATGGTCTAATGGCTGAAGTCCCACCATACCTCATCTTAAGTGCTTTCCACATCTCTTGAGGTATTTGATACTCCTCCAACGTCTCACCAATCACATCATTGTGCATGTATTGCATAATATTGTAAAGTGTGTGCTTTGATTTTTCTTAAGCCAACTCTCGAAGGCAATAAAATCATGATGAAGTTGTTCGATATCACCTTGATTAGGGTCAGCTAATTAATGGGTTATTAGTGTCTTCAAGGCCTCGATTGTGTTCATTTAGGACATCTTGGATCTTATGATGCTAGATTTCATAATCATTCCATCcaatttattttccatattCAAATTAACAAGGATGCCTTTTGAAGCCATATAAGATATGGATACAAAAATTGTGTAAGTAATATTATACACATGTTCTAAAAAAGATTTGCCACATcaatctaaattaaattaaataatttatccCTTACTAGCTTGTAACTCATGCGTGCACATAgatgcatttaaaaataaacatggtttttttatcataaaaatataaataatttgtaaaattattagaaaaagtaaATGTAATTAGTTGCATGTTAAAATTCTTGCCTAagtttaatactacttatgctttttttttcttcttctaatttttaataacatAGAAAATGTGGTAACCTTtgttgtgtggtgatttttcTTGAGTAGATATATgattggtttttaatttttattttatagtttattaatatattgAATTCTTAGCATTTTGCATtcattaattcacttggcataaagattcaaaaatttaaatggacACATTAGCCcgcaattgaaatctaatttataatctaattgaattttttctaaactttagCTTTAAATATATACTAGCCGCAGACCCACACAATGTGTGggaatataaatattatgtaataaggtgtaatatataaaaagtaaccaTTACTTCAAGTAttgtctattaaaaaaaaaagatttctacaagttttttttttttaatctttttatctctacaaatatatcatctttttttttttttatgtttgattaatattttttttaaggtgaactATATTCTTCTAACTTCTATTGTAGTGTATTATATTTACTTAATATACAactaaattttataagtttcaaatttaatattcaaatttctcatctcttagggaataaggaaattatcattataatcgaaactcattacaaaattacaatattatcttagccaaaattaaaatgaaactaaaggaataaataataggctttataataatttattactcaaacAAATGCTATGCATGTTCAAATTCCTATTTCCAAGAAAACTAAGTATTAACCCAAACTAAAATTCAACCAGAGctataaaagggaaagaaaggaCTTTCTAAcgggatattaaaaaaaaaaactgaataccaaaacaaatattaatatatatatatatatatatatcaatcttaattagagttataagaaagaacaaaaattcaccgaaagaaaatagagagagagagtactcatagttttgtatggaaaaaatatgaattgaatgagaaaatgatatcaaatttttacaagataaaatgggtaaaagaagagtcaaaatataaaaaagatgatgaaaatATAACGGTaaagtagtggggagataaagaggcaaaaaataaagggaaaggttagaagaattgtttttttttaaaataaaaaaaatagggaaattaaagaaaagtttaaatagagaaaaaaatataaaaaagaggaaagaaatatAACTGTaaagtagtggggagataaagatgctaaaaagaaaaggaaaggttgGAAGAAGTGTAATAGTAGGTGTGTGAactaataagaagaagaagcgttttttttttttttttttttttttttttgaaaatagggggaagaaaagtttaaatagagaaaagaaaatataaaaaataaatgaatgacatgGTTGTTGATGTTGCTCAATAGAAGTGTAGTAATAATGAATGCTACGTTTtggcttttagtaatatatagattaaCATGTAACTCGTGTTTACATACGGAAACATTTAATAATTGTAATGATAAAATATTCATCTCAGTTTCCACATTAAGCATTATGAATGAAGGTCACTTGGCCCcaagatttaaaaattttatgttcttttaagttttaacctgTTGGATCTCTCATTCTCACAATAGTGTAAATTCATgcattaaaactttaaaaaaaagaaaagaaaagaaaaagctcattgtattttgtgttgaataactcatttgacaccaaaattaagaagaaattaGAGACACATAGCACTAAGTTAGACACTAATTAAGGACtttatttggattttctttttcttagctttagctttatatatatatatatatattgcaaaataaaaaaaattgcaagtttCCTCCAATTCATATTTCTATTACTATTAcccattattaattttaattaatataacagGAAATTATGGATAATGTGACTTATTTAGATCACTCATTAATTCGACTGATTCAAATACATATATGGATGAACATTTGAACAGCCAATAAATTAATTGGAGGAGATTCTTTCACCATTTGGAAGAAATAaacttgaaatatatatattttttttacctttacatAAAATGTATCACACATTCAtacattttctctctttcatcaACTAAAaaacaagtgtttttttttttttttttttggagaagaaactaaaaaacaaGTAGAACACTTAAAATCACTAGCtaattaataacaaatttaCATTAGTAACAATTGAGATCAGGGTTTGTTTATGAATTCTTTAGCCATTTCCACAATAGCAtttgcccttgttggatctacCATGTCGATGCCATGGAACCCGGTATAGTTAAACTGCGCTTCGATCGGGACCCGATGATTCACCAACATGGCTACAAACTCCTGTAGCCGATCCATGGTGGGGTCCTCAGTGAACCCAATCACAAGGCACCTACAAAGCTTGCTAATGGCGCTTGTGTGAGGACcctccaccattggattacaatACCAAATGTCCCTATCTTCACCTTCTGGCAGCGCTAGCTCCCAGAACATATCTTGTGCACACAAGGGCAACACAGGGTCATCACAGCTTTGTATCTCTGAGTTAGTCCTTTCCATCCCACTAAACAAGGGTTGGTTCATTATACTCCCGGCAATCCTCAACGGCTCCAACTCCATTCTCGTTGCTTCTAATGCAGTGACAAATGCCATGTTGCCACCATTGCTACATCCATGCAGATAACACCTCGAAATATCTCCGTATTCTCTAATCCATTGCTCACCATTTGGATCCAAAGCTTGTTCTCTAACCCAGAGAACCGCATCCATTGCGTCCTCATATTGAACCGGCAGCCTATTCTCTGGGGCAAGGCGATAGTCAACATTGACAACAATGGCATGAACTTCTTGTGTGAGCGCCGAGCATTGCGAATGGACAATGTTAGTGTCCCAGATGAGTAAGATCCATCCAGAACCCGCAAAGTAAATTATGATGGGAATCCTTGTATCATCATCATTTGAAGAACACAGTTTGGACGTTGGCATGTAGATTCGAACTcgggttttgttttttggattgaGAGTGAGATCTTTGGAAACCACAGGCTCACCATGAGAGGCCACAGGGCTTGCCTCGACCTTTGGGAAGTTCAAATATCGAGTGACAGTGCCATCAAGGTTGCGAACAATTCCAAAGTGGCCATATGGGTCTATAATTTTACCCAAATTTGTCAACATAATCTATGAATGAAAGatgttattagtttttattttttatttttatacttatttCTGGCAAATGATGTAGAACAGTTCAAGGTTTTGTGCGTTGAATAATAAATGTTTCAAGTCCATGAAAATTTTggtgttgaattttttattgttaagaaAAGATAATGGCGGAGAAAGTTGGATATATACTAGAAACACGCAGGTTTGCAACGACCAAAAATAGGGTATTTTGAGGTTTGAAATTTTCTAATCCTGTACAGATCTGTATTCTAGATTACAGTACTGTGGTGAGTCTTATTTATGGGTGgaacaagaaaaaaacaaatcctATAGTATTGTGGTTTCAAACGTCCaagatttgtaaaaaaaattatttcaaacttGGAAAATTACTAACAGATGGAGTAAAATTTTCAGGAAGTTTAGGGAAACTTTTGGGTAAGTGCCTAATTTTAAAGGATGGAGCAAGGATTTAGGAGAACATTAGAGGGGATAAATAAAAACGATTCggttagttttaaatttaacaaGAGCAAGTCCAAGGagttagttttaaatttaacaaGAGAAAGTCTAAGGACACAGTATAATGTTACACCAGTTTTACAGTATCCTTGTTTTTAAGTTGTGATGGGTCTTGATATAActtattacattatatttcattaatttactTTGACTTATTATAGGTTGACACCTTACTTGCTATCAAGATATTGcgatattttattgtgtttttagaATAACTCATTTAGTAACTGTTTAATGACATAATTGGTATGTTTAAAGATTTGGATATATTTGAACGTATGTTGTGTAACTAGAGAAACTAATTTAGTAAccctttttttctcaaaaaaaaaaaaaaaaaaatttagtaaccGTTTAATGGCGTAATAGGTGGGTTGAAAGATTTGCATGTGTTTGTTGTGTTTCTAGGATAACTCATTTAATGGCGTAGTCGGTGTGTTGAAAGATTTGAATgtgtttggaattttttttttttttttgtttctctagaATAACTCATTTAATAACTATTTAATGACGTAATAGCTAGGTTGGTTAAAACATTTGAATGTGTTTGAACTTTTGACATGatacttgaattttttgtttttgggatttttcagATATCACagatttatattataataagttttaaaatattttcttatatgcccttatacttttttaataaaataaactagtttaaattttttgtaattttttttatagaaataatattttaaacaataaaaaaatcaataactaacTTTTCCTATTATGTTAATGCTAATAAATCAAATGACctctttttttgttcatttatgGAATTTTTTTGGATGGATTTAAGCTTtattaacatgcaaattgaaaaataattatatgttAAATGTCATTATTTCAGCTtctaattaatagtttttttttttatagtaaaatccttaaaactcaaattataaatttttgttaaattttagtATCATCTCTATAATTTAGAAGCGTTGATTCAAAATCCTGTAATACAAAtgcaaattttgatttttgtgctTGCCTCCCATGCATTGTGTTATTTCAactatttagaagaaaaatgcTTTTACATCTCTTAAACTTTAGAATAGTAGCCATAACACaccttgaatttttattttggccaatttACTCCCCAAATTTTA
This portion of the Castanea sativa cultivar Marrone di Chiusa Pesio chromosome 7, ASM4071231v1 genome encodes:
- the LOC142644583 gene encoding putative F-box protein At5g50220, with the translated sequence MENESHPHIADENCSLGHDVILEILARLPAESLIQCERVCKSWFRMIHDPNFELKFKQVFIIRKFLRLQYLVLNVNNGNLTGKVLENSWCTFFRIEDAYNGLILHKSTNYNDLHVYNNSNDQMTTIPLVPLTSSRNYYSLVHDVSIQKYKVVCFCLRNNIVKCYIYVLDSNDYEVNDAPTWRELSFSFLVNFPTHPTVDFDRVVCNRALNWISKTETDLMAYVSTIDISSEKLGKRIELPSKPSLCNMTIFFNCKLLAFNEFLCYANPSSKDRFDFWILKGWDKLKPIWIKQYTLRLSSMICKPTSLKSFVHNNFLPLAIYHSLHSYSVEIMIQFCHKLFVYNVKSKELRSIEVIEEESENARSLRHFSKFTFINKSFCRISWILELIITY
- the LOC142644584 gene encoding putative carboxylesterase 9 translates to MLTNLGKIIDPYGHFGIVRNLDGTVTRYLNFPKVEASPVASHGEPVVSKDLTLNPKNKTRVRIYMPTSKLCSSNDDDTRIPIIIYFAGSGWILLIWDTNIVHSQCSALTQEVHAIVVNVDYRLAPENRLPVQYEDAMDAVLWVREQALDPNGEQWIREYGDISRCYLHGCSNGGNMAFVTALEATRMELEPLRIAGSIMNQPLFSGMERTNSEIQSCDDPVLPLCAQDMFWELALPEGEDRDIWYCNPMVEGPHTSAISKLCRCLVIGFTEDPTMDRLQEFVAMLVNHRVPIEAQFNYTGFHGIDMVDPTRANAIVEMAKEFINKP